In Juglans regia cultivar Chandler chromosome 5, Walnut 2.0, whole genome shotgun sequence, the following are encoded in one genomic region:
- the LOC109021963 gene encoding UDP-galactose/UDP-glucose transporter 5-like — MTHPRKPPISKATPLKQIASEISPYSRGRENTTGGVSLMIGYLGFDGFTSTFQDKIFKGYDMDIHNQIFYTTLCSCILSFTGLILQGHLLPAIDFVYRHNDCFFDITLLSTVATVSQFFISYTIRNFGALTFATIMPQKQLMSIMLSCIWFFHPLSWEQCIGAVIVFGYLYAKSYLRKAPQRSSPSEATENGASRPGRCSNRR, encoded by the exons atgactcATCCAAGAAAACCACCTATTTCCAAAGCCACACCTCTCAAGCAA ATTGCATCTGAGATCAGCCCGTACAGTCGAGGAAGGGAAAACACTACTGGGGGCGTCTCCCTAATGATTGGTTATCTCGG GTTTGATGGATTTACGAGCACATTCcaagataaaatttttaaaggCTATGATATGGATATACACAACCAAATATTCTACACAACATTATGTTCTTGTATTCTTAGCTTTACAG GTCTTATATTACAAGGACATCTACTTCCAGCTATAGATTTTGTTTATCGCCATAATGATTGTTTCTTTGACATCACATTGCTTTCCACT GTTGCAACCGTGAGTCAATTTTTCATTTCCTACACAATTCGTAATTTTGGGGCCCTGACGTTCGCCACCATTATGCCTCAAAAAC AGTTGATGAGTATCATGCTGTCATGCATCTGGTTCTTCCATCCCCTTAGCTGGGAACAGTGTATTGGAGCT GTTATTGTCTTTGGTTACCTCTATGCAAAAAGCTACTTGAGAAAAGCACCTCAAAGATCTTCACCTTCAGAAGCTACAGAAAATGGAGCTTCTAGGCCGGGCCGGTGTAGTAATCGACGATGA
- the LOC109021962 gene encoding uncharacterized protein LOC109021962, with the protein MAEKLSTLFVLAWGFWYRRNKFVNEQELLVSERAAENAYVLLRSHAQVSIKTRSQTLKHYKWHPPSAGCLKLNVDAAVFPEWDKAGVGPVLRDENGRVIMALSRAEIPMEGSEGIELLAIFRGLQQCATMGVSNIVVESDSLLSIDALNDDNMTNSMLGVLYYEIKKLATCFDACLFSHVYREGNMVAHKLARNAFKIESMEVWWNCIPNCISQTVWFDECL; encoded by the coding sequence ATGGCTGAAAAATTGTCTACGTTATTTGTTTTGGCATGGGGTTTCTGGTATCGCAGGAACAAATTTGTGAATGAACAGGAACTGTTAGTGTCTGAAAGAGCTGCCGAGAATGCCTATGTTCTGTTGAGAAGTCATGCTCAAGTCAGTATTAAGACACGAAGTCAGACTCTGAAACATTATAAATGGCATCCCCCTTCGGCTGGTTGCttgaaattaaatgtggatgctGCAGTATTTCCTGAGTGGGATAAGGCAGGTGTGGGGCCAGTGCTGAGAGATGAAAATGGCAGAGTCATCATGGCTCTTAGCCGTGCAGAAATTCCCATGGAGGGTTCAGAAGGAATAGAGCTCCTAGCCATTTTTAGAGGCTTGCAACAATGTGCTACTATGGGTGTTTCCAATATTGTAGTGGAAAGCGACAGTTTGTTGAGTATTGATGCGCTAAATGATGATAacatgactaattcaatgttaGGTGTGCTTTATTATGAGATTAAGAAACTTGCTACTTGTTTTGATGCTTGTCTGTTTTCTCATGTATATAGGGAAGGCAATATGGTAGCTCATAAGTTGGCTAGAAATGCTTTTAAGATTGAAAGTATGGAGGTTTGGTGGAATTGTATTCCAAACTGTATTTCTCAAACCGTATGGTTTGATGAGTGTCTGTAA
- the LOC109021965 gene encoding licodione synthase-like: protein MILDQLLILPLFLLFLILTILFKIYPFQSKLPPSPIALPIIGHFHLLSPLIHHSFHKLSLRYGPLFSLRLGSVPCIVVSTPEYAKLLLKYNDLSFSSRKHTIAISRFTYNSSLVFAPYGSYWKFIRRLSTNELLGSHTMKNFRSLREREYRRLLQVFASKSVAGVAVNFTEELLKLSNNVISEMMFGRAEEAMSVVRDVTWILGKVNVSDYIWFCKHLDLQGFGKRIEDIHGRFDALVEKVIAEREELRKKKENGERKYIGDGDQPRVKDFIDILLDFSEDESSEIKLTRVHIKALITDFFSAGTDTIAIATEWALAELINHPEVMKRAREEIEDVVKSKRLVNETDATNLPYIQAILKETFRLHPPLPLVTRACVQDCKIGNYVIPAKTLLFVNVWAIGRDPTCWENPLEFQLERFLKSNHCDHNHGQKNMGPIDVRGQHFQLLPFGSGTRLCPGLNLVMQELPTLLAAMIQCFDFKVVGKHGKLINDDEQDNIAMDERPELTAPRACDLVCVPIARFKQLNILDT, encoded by the exons ATGATTCTAGATCAGCTCCTAATCCTccccctcttccttctttttctgaTCTTAACCATTCTCTTTAAAATTTACCCATTTCAATCCAAGCTGCCACCAAGCCCTATAGCATTACCAATAATAGGGCATTTCCATCTCCTCAGCCCTCTCATCCACCATTCTTTCCACAAACTCTCCCTTCGTTATGGTCCTTTGTTTTCCCTCCGTCTTGGCTCAGTCCCATGCATCGTAGTCTCGACACCAGAATATGCAAAATTGCTTTTGAAATACAACGATCTTTCTTTCAGTTCACGTAAGCACACCATCGCCATTTCCCGCTTTACCTATAACTCTTCCTTGGTATTTGCGCCATATGGATCGTATTGGAAGTTCATCCGGAGGTTGAGCACAAATGAGCTCTTGGGAAGCCATACTATGAAGAACTTCCGCTCACTTCGAGAAAGGGAATACCGCCGGCTCTTGCAGGTTTTCGCCAGCAAGTCTGTGGCTGGTGTGGCTGTCAATTTTACAGAGGAGTTGTTGAAGTTGTCCAACAATGTCATCTCTGAAATGATGTTTGGTCGGGCTGAGGAGGCTATGTCTGTAGTGCGTGACGTGACGTGGATTTTGGGAAAGGTTAATGTGTCTGATTACATATGGTTTTGCAAGCATCTGGATTTGCAGGGATTTGGGAAGAGGATTGAAGACATTCATGGGAGGTTCGATGCTTTGGTGGAGAAAGTTATTGCAGAGCGTGAAGAGTtgaggaaaaagaaggaaaatggagaaagaaaatatattggtGATGGAGATCAGCCTCGGGTCAAGGATTTTATTGACATATTGCTTGATTTTTCAGAGGATGAAAGCTCGGAGATAAAGCTCACTAGGGTTCATATCAAAGCCCTCATTACT GATTTCTTCTCAGCAGGCACAGATACAATAGCAATTGCAACTGAATGGGCATTAGCAGAGCTTATCAACCATCCCGAGGTGATGAAAAGAGCGCGAGAGGAGATTGAGGATGTTGtcaaaagtaaaagattagTGAACGAAACAGATGCTACAAATCTTCCATACATCCAAGCCATCTTAAAGGAAACCTTTAGGCTTCACCCACCATTGCCTTTGGTCACAAGAGCATGTGTACAAGATTGTAAGATTGGAAACTATGTCATCCCAGCAAAAACTTTACTGTTTGTGAATGTATGGGCGATTGGAAGGGACCCCACTTGTTGGGAAAATCCACTGGAATTTCAACTCGAGAggtttttaaaatctaatcaTTGTGATCATAATCATGGTCAGAAGAATATGGGTCCCATCGATGTTAGGGGACAACATTTCCAACTTTTGCCATTTGGGTCTGGGACGAGGCTTTGCCCAGGCCTCAACTTGGTCATGCAAGAGTTGCCTACATTGCTTGCGGCTATGATCCAGTGCTTCGATTTTAAGGTGGTTGGGAAACATGGCAAGTTAATTAATGATGACGAACAAGATAATATTGCTATGGATGAGCGGCCAGAATTGACAGCCCCAAGAGCCTGTGATCTTGTTTGTGTACCAATAGCGCGCTTCAAGCAACTTAACATCCTTGACACATAA